A single window of Bradyrhizobium elkanii USDA 76 DNA harbors:
- a CDS encoding (2Fe-2S)-binding protein, which translates to MLNGHYLPGSRGSEIELSVNGNSVVCHRGDTLLAALLASGLRSFRRSIVSNEPRAPCCNTGVCFDCMVTVNGTSYIRACMIDAEPGMAVETGDKTDG; encoded by the coding sequence ATGCTTAATGGGCATTACCTCCCGGGTTCACGCGGTTCGGAAATAGAACTATCCGTGAATGGCAATTCCGTCGTTTGCCACCGCGGTGATACTTTGCTTGCCGCCCTCCTTGCGTCCGGCCTGCGATCCTTTCGTCGGTCGATCGTTAGCAATGAGCCGCGTGCGCCATGCTGCAATACGGGGGTCTGTTTCGACTGCATGGTTACTGTGAATGGGACGTCATACATAAGGGCATGCATGATTGATGCCGAGCCCGGGATGGCCGTCGAGACCGGAGACAAGACTGATGGCTGA
- a CDS encoding NAD(P)/FAD-dependent oxidoreductase — MPETVDCLVVGGGLLGSALAYYLVCSGSTACLVEKDQLNQHASGRNAGSLHFQLEYRMIEHGLDAAKKAAEALPLHLDAAREWSLLSTRIGENVGVLQSGGMMLAETSEQALLLERKTELERSYGLENRMLSSDEIHQRAPYLSSAIVAAALCPLEGKANPRGATLAFAKVAEEFGARIRAGIAVTGVKQQRGRWRTTLSDGSEILARKVAIAAGPWSARIAAMAGIALPVVPIGLMMAATVQVAPFIKHLIQHAGRRLSLNQSAEGTILVGGGWPARLHETGGVYDLDLPPEILPSSIQGNLRAAVSVVPRIGEIPVLRIWSGATLLVADQLPLVGALPRRSDLFIATGGSAFTLGPTYARVLASMILEKPVDLDVSRFDPGRFVSLNNA, encoded by the coding sequence ATGCCTGAAACAGTCGATTGCCTAGTGGTCGGCGGCGGCTTGCTAGGCTCGGCACTGGCGTATTACTTGGTGTGTTCGGGGAGCACCGCGTGTCTTGTTGAGAAAGACCAACTGAATCAGCACGCCTCCGGGCGAAATGCGGGCAGCCTCCATTTCCAGCTCGAATATCGAATGATTGAGCACGGACTGGATGCAGCGAAGAAGGCGGCTGAGGCCCTGCCACTACATCTCGATGCCGCGCGGGAGTGGAGCCTGCTGAGCACTAGAATAGGTGAGAATGTTGGCGTCTTGCAGAGTGGCGGAATGATGCTTGCGGAAACGAGCGAGCAGGCGCTACTCCTGGAGAGAAAAACCGAACTCGAGCGCAGTTATGGGCTGGAGAATCGAATGCTTTCGAGCGATGAGATTCACCAGAGAGCACCTTATCTCAGCTCGGCAATTGTTGCAGCGGCGCTTTGCCCTCTAGAGGGTAAGGCGAATCCGCGCGGCGCCACTTTGGCATTTGCCAAAGTTGCTGAGGAGTTTGGAGCACGGATCCGGGCGGGTATAGCCGTGACCGGCGTGAAACAACAACGGGGCCGCTGGAGGACAACCCTTTCCGACGGGAGCGAAATTTTAGCGCGTAAGGTCGCCATTGCTGCAGGTCCCTGGTCGGCTCGCATCGCCGCTATGGCAGGGATTGCCCTTCCAGTCGTGCCGATCGGATTGATGATGGCGGCAACGGTCCAAGTGGCGCCATTTATCAAGCATCTCATCCAACATGCAGGACGGCGTCTATCATTGAATCAATCGGCCGAGGGTACCATTCTGGTAGGTGGGGGATGGCCCGCACGCCTGCATGAGACAGGCGGAGTTTATGATCTGGATCTGCCGCCCGAAATCTTGCCTTCATCGATTCAGGGCAATTTGCGCGCCGCCGTTTCGGTGGTGCCGAGGATTGGTGAGATCCCGGTCCTTCGCATATGGAGTGGTGCAACCTTGCTCGTTGCCGATCAATTGCCTCTTGTCGGAGCCTTGCCGCGCCGCTCGGATCTCTTCATTGCAACAGGAGGATCCGCGTTCACGCTCGGGCCCACCTACGCGCGGGTACTTGCAAGCATGATCTTGGAGAAGCCTGTTGATCTCGATGTGTCGCGCTTCGATCCCGGCCGCTTCGTGAGTCTAAATAATGCTTAA